A genome region from Physeter macrocephalus isolate SW-GA chromosome 4, ASM283717v5, whole genome shotgun sequence includes the following:
- the CNIH3 gene encoding protein cornichon homolog 3 isoform X3: MESGHEVLMCVQIFLEPLPWNCPPQEYEVWGAGSGSRWSQEDGSGSRSPWELIKEGSSRLLPELLPAPFRLCSRRQPQSSPWDLTSEAQASAPGPRPLWQVSRQASRAGRHRSSVWDSLCFALCTPVAALSSAALKLRPHPPRRLHQ, translated from the exons gttttaatGTGTGTCCAGATTTTCTTAGAGCCCTTGCCTTGGAACTGCCCACCGCAAGAGTATGAAGTCTGGGGAGCAGGCTCAGGGTCCAGGTGGAGCCAGGAGGATGGCAGTGGCTCTAG ATCTCCGTGGGAACTGATTAAAGAGG gcagttccagacttctccccgagctccttcctgcccccttcaggctgtgttcacgccgccaaccccagtcctctccctgggatctgacctccgaagcccaagcctcagctcccggcccccgcccgctctggcaggtgagcagacaagcctctcgggctggtaggcaccgatcctctgtgtgggactctctctgctttgccctctgcacccctgttgctgcgctctcctctgcagcTCTGAAGCTtcgcccccacccaccccgtcgtctccaccagtga